Proteins from a single region of Flavobacterium sp. K5-23:
- a CDS encoding NADP-dependent malic enzyme, producing MSKEKLRREALVYHAKPQPGKIKIVPTKPYATQRDLGLAYSPGVAEPCLEIHKDVENVYKYTAKGNLVAVITNGTAVLGLGDIGPEASKPVMEGKCLLFKIFADIDSIDIELDTKDIDKFIETVKIMAPTFGGINLEDIKAPEAFEIERRLKEELDIPVMHDDQHGTAIISAAALLNALEITKKKIEDVRIVISGAGAAAISCTRLYKAFGASGKNIVMIDSKGVIRSDRENLSVEKLEFASARKIDTLEEAMVDADVFVGLSVADVVNPAMLISMAKDPIVFAMANPDPEIAYDLAVSTRKDIIMATGRSDHPNQVNNVLGFPFIFRGALDVRATKINEEMKMAAVKALADLTREAVPEQVNIAYGETRLTFGRDYIIPKPFDPRLISSIPPAVAKAAMESGVAKMPILDWDKYKEELLQRSGNDNKVVRMLHERAKVHPKTIVFAEADHLDVLKAAQISFDEGIAVPILLGHRETILELKKEIEFDADLIIIDTHAEESNAARNDYATKFWKMRERDGMTLYGATSKMRDRNYFGAMMVLEGDADGMISGYSRAYSTVVRPIFEVIGKAPNVKKAATVNIITTERGPMFLADTAINIDPTAEELADITKMTASVAKTFGFNPVIAMLSYSNFGSSTHPHALKVRQAAKILHTNTPELVVDGDIQSDFALNLELLQSRFPFSKLAGKKVNTLIFPNLESANITYKLLKELNKSDSIGPIMMGLSKSVHILQLGASVNEMVNMTAVAVIDTQERDKRKKAKLNK from the coding sequence ATGAGCAAAGAAAAATTAAGAAGGGAAGCTTTGGTTTACCATGCCAAACCGCAACCGGGTAAGATAAAAATTGTACCAACTAAACCGTACGCAACCCAACGTGATCTGGGACTTGCTTATTCTCCAGGTGTTGCCGAGCCTTGTTTAGAAATACATAAAGATGTAGAAAACGTTTATAAATATACCGCTAAAGGAAATTTAGTAGCAGTAATTACTAACGGCACAGCTGTTTTAGGATTAGGAGACATAGGCCCTGAGGCTTCGAAGCCTGTTATGGAAGGGAAATGCTTGTTATTTAAAATTTTTGCAGATATTGACAGTATTGATATTGAATTGGACACTAAAGATATTGATAAGTTTATTGAAACGGTAAAAATTATGGCTCCTACTTTTGGAGGAATTAATCTCGAAGATATTAAAGCTCCGGAAGCTTTTGAAATTGAACGAAGATTAAAAGAAGAATTGGATATCCCTGTAATGCATGACGACCAACATGGAACAGCAATTATATCGGCTGCAGCCCTGTTGAATGCATTGGAAATAACTAAGAAAAAAATTGAAGATGTACGCATAGTAATAAGTGGCGCAGGTGCTGCTGCTATTTCTTGTACCCGATTATATAAGGCTTTTGGTGCTTCTGGAAAGAATATTGTTATGATTGACAGCAAAGGTGTAATCCGAAGTGACCGAGAAAATTTATCGGTAGAAAAACTTGAATTTGCCAGTGCCAGAAAAATTGATACCCTTGAAGAAGCAATGGTTGATGCTGATGTTTTCGTAGGACTTTCTGTAGCCGACGTGGTAAATCCTGCTATGTTAATTTCTATGGCAAAAGATCCTATTGTTTTTGCAATGGCAAATCCTGACCCAGAAATTGCTTATGATTTAGCAGTGAGCACAAGAAAAGATATTATTATGGCCACAGGAAGATCCGATCATCCTAATCAAGTCAATAATGTTTTAGGTTTCCCTTTTATTTTTAGAGGAGCATTAGACGTAAGAGCGACTAAAATAAATGAAGAAATGAAAATGGCGGCCGTAAAAGCTTTGGCTGATTTAACCCGAGAAGCTGTTCCCGAGCAAGTAAATATTGCTTACGGTGAAACCCGTCTCACTTTTGGAAGGGATTATATCATTCCAAAACCATTTGATCCTCGATTGATTTCTTCAATACCTCCGGCGGTTGCCAAAGCTGCCATGGAAAGTGGTGTAGCCAAAATGCCGATTTTGGATTGGGACAAGTACAAAGAAGAATTGTTACAGCGTTCGGGCAACGATAATAAAGTGGTTCGAATGTTACACGAAAGAGCCAAAGTACATCCTAAAACAATAGTTTTTGCAGAAGCAGATCATTTAGATGTATTGAAAGCAGCACAAATTTCTTTTGACGAAGGAATTGCAGTTCCTATTTTATTAGGACATAGAGAAACAATTTTAGAATTAAAAAAGGAAATTGAATTTGATGCCGATCTTATAATAATTGATACTCATGCTGAGGAATCAAATGCTGCAAGAAATGATTACGCCACCAAATTCTGGAAAATGCGGGAAAGAGATGGTATGACACTTTATGGCGCTACTTCAAAAATGAGAGACCGCAATTATTTTGGGGCTATGATGGTTCTTGAAGGAGATGCAGACGGAATGATTTCTGGGTATTCTAGAGCCTATTCTACTGTAGTTAGACCTATTTTTGAAGTCATAGGAAAGGCCCCAAATGTAAAAAAAGCGGCAACGGTAAATATCATAACAACAGAAAGAGGTCCAATGTTTTTAGCTGATACAGCTATAAATATCGACCCAACTGCTGAAGAGCTGGCCGATATTACCAAAATGACTGCTAGTGTGGCTAAAACATTCGGTTTCAATCCTGTCATAGCTATGCTTTCCTATTCAAATTTCGGGTCTTCAACGCATCCACATGCACTTAAAGTAAGACAGGCCGCTAAAATTCTACACACTAATACACCGGAATTAGTTGTAGACGGTGACATTCAATCTGATTTTGCTTTAAATTTGGAGTTGTTACAAAGTAGATTTCCGTTTTCAAAATTAGCGGGTAAAAAAGTAAATACCCTAATTTTTCCAAATTTAGAATCGGCAAATATCACCTATAAATTATTAAAAGAACTCAACAAGTCTGATTCAATTGGTCCCATAATGATGGGGCTTAGTAAATCAGTTCATATCCTACAATTGGGCGCCAGTGTAAATGAAATGGTTAATATGACTGCAGTTGCTGTAATTGATACGCAAGAGCGTGACAAAAGAAAAAAAGCTAAATTGAATAAGTAA
- a CDS encoding CDGSH iron-sulfur domain-containing protein: MSKTKLVINRNGSIKIEGDFEITDSEGNVYGLEGRTALGLCRCGLSVNKPFCDGSHRNGFEHESAAFDLPPMKVK, translated from the coding sequence ATGAGCAAAACAAAACTAGTAATCAATCGCAATGGATCTATAAAAATAGAGGGTGATTTTGAAATAACTGACAGCGAAGGAAATGTATATGGATTAGAAGGAAGAACGGCTTTGGGACTTTGTCGTTGTGGATTATCAGTTAACAAACCATTTTGTGATGGTTCACACCGTAACGGTTTCGAACACGAATCAGCAGCATTCGATTTACCACCAATGAAAGTGAAATAG
- a CDS encoding peptidoglycan endopeptidase, which produces MRNYSWIVAMFFIGSFYGFSQEKQIKHTIMKGETITKIAEQYNVKPKAIYDLNPQAKKLLKLNSVLLIPTVVSQNTNTTTNNSTTFSETTHEVLVKETPYGIAKEYGISVAELYEVNPSLEKTGLKTGQKIQIPGTAANSKIKAITSEPQKELKTTKSQEKVISKASAPVTEVAVVKNEMTTQEISREVLKGETKYAIAKEYGITVAEIDKANPILETEALKVGQVITIPVKGKEVVKTADNKVAIDKQVSKTELVVNTPVTVEDSFSRKVLAKETKYSIAKQYGITVKELEKQNPKIAKKLLVGSVLTIRGIEVKTETAVVAEVVKEEISATPNSSRKSITDMNFLDQLVSAASDNIGSRYRTGGTSKSGFDCSGLIVSTYGGFDIKLPRSSIEMSNFGSVISTGEAQKGDLIFFKTNGRRRINHVGMVVDVTDGEIKFIHSSNHGGVIISSIKENYYSKSFAQVNRVLEQL; this is translated from the coding sequence ATGAGAAATTATAGTTGGATTGTAGCGATGTTTTTTATAGGTAGTTTTTATGGTTTTTCGCAAGAAAAACAAATAAAGCATACCATAATGAAAGGGGAAACAATTACCAAAATTGCTGAACAATACAATGTAAAACCAAAAGCAATTTACGACCTAAATCCACAAGCCAAGAAACTCTTGAAACTCAATTCCGTTTTGCTGATTCCTACAGTTGTTTCTCAAAACACTAATACTACCACAAATAATTCAACAACTTTTTCTGAAACAACGCATGAGGTTCTAGTTAAAGAAACGCCTTATGGTATTGCAAAAGAATACGGAATAAGTGTGGCTGAATTGTATGAAGTCAATCCTTCGTTAGAGAAAACAGGTTTAAAAACTGGACAAAAAATTCAAATTCCAGGAACGGCAGCTAACAGTAAGATAAAGGCAATTACTTCTGAGCCACAAAAAGAATTAAAAACAACAAAATCCCAAGAAAAAGTAATATCAAAAGCAAGTGCTCCAGTAACTGAAGTTGCAGTAGTTAAAAATGAAATGACGACTCAAGAAATTTCACGTGAGGTTTTAAAAGGAGAAACCAAATATGCAATTGCTAAAGAATACGGAATTACAGTTGCTGAAATAGATAAGGCTAATCCTATTCTAGAAACGGAGGCTTTGAAAGTAGGACAGGTTATTACAATTCCTGTAAAAGGGAAAGAAGTTGTAAAGACAGCTGATAATAAAGTTGCAATTGATAAGCAAGTATCAAAAACAGAATTAGTGGTAAATACTCCTGTGACAGTTGAGGATTCATTCTCTCGTAAAGTATTAGCAAAGGAGACTAAATATTCTATTGCAAAACAATACGGTATTACAGTTAAAGAATTAGAAAAGCAAAACCCTAAAATTGCCAAAAAACTTTTAGTAGGTTCCGTTTTAACTATTCGCGGTATTGAGGTGAAAACTGAAACAGCTGTTGTGGCAGAAGTTGTTAAAGAAGAGATAAGTGCAACTCCAAATTCTTCAAGGAAATCAATTACTGATATGAACTTTTTAGATCAGCTGGTATCAGCTGCTTCTGATAATATTGGTTCAAGATACCGAACGGGAGGAACCTCTAAATCAGGTTTTGATTGTTCTGGATTGATAGTTTCCACTTATGGAGGTTTCGATATTAAGTTGCCTAGATCGTCTATAGAGATGTCAAATTTCGGTTCTGTGATAAGTACAGGCGAAGCTCAAAAAGGGGATTTAATATTCTTTAAAACGAATGGAAGAAGACGCATTAATCATGTAGGGATGGTTGTTGATGTTACAGATGGAGAGATAAAATTCATTCATTCTTCTAATCATGGAGGAGTAATTATATCTTCAATAAAAGAAAATTATTACAGCAAAAGTTTTGCTCAGGTGAATAGAGTATTAGAACAATTATAG
- a CDS encoding aconitate hydratase, producing the protein MAFDIDMIKKVYANMTSRVDAARELVGRPLTLTEKILYSHLWEKTPSQTFKRGVDYVDFAPDRVACQDATAQMALLQFMHAGKKTVAVPTTVHCDHLILAKVGAEKDLAVAKEQSSEVFDFLSSVSDKYGIGFWKPGSGIIHQIVLENYAFPGGMMIGTDSHTVNAGGLGMLAIGVGGADAVDVMSGMGWELKFPKLIGVKLTGKLSGWTAPKDVILKVADILTVKGGTGAVVEYFGEGALNMSCTGKGTICNMGAEIGATTSTFGYDDSMRRYLSATGRQDVVDAADKVAPYLTADPEVYANPGHYFDQVIEINLSELEPHINGPFTPDRGTPVSKMKTEAAVNGWPLKVEWGLIGSCTNSSYEDMARAASIVNQAVEHGITPKAEFGINPGSEQIRYTIERDGMIATFEKMGTKVFTNACGPCIGQWDRAGADKQEKNTIVHSFNRNFSKRADGNPNTHAFVTSPEMVAALAISGRLDFNPLTDALLNDKGEEVMLKAPFGDELPKRGFDVKDNGFQAPAEDGSNVKIVVSETSDRLQLLAPFEAWNGKNISGAKLLIKAFGKCTTDHISMAGPWLRFRGHLDNISNNMLIGAINAFNQKTNSVKNQLTGVYDAVPAVARAYKAAGIPTVVVGDHNYGEGSSREHAAMEPRFLGVKAVLVKSFARIHETNLKKQGMLGLTFANEADYDKIQEDDTINFIDLVDFAPGKQLSLEFVHADGSKDVIMANHTYNEGQIGWFVAGSALNLIAAGKA; encoded by the coding sequence ATGGCTTTTGATATTGATATGATTAAAAAAGTGTATGCGAACATGACTAGTCGTGTTGATGCAGCACGTGAATTAGTTGGACGACCACTTACATTGACGGAGAAAATTTTATATTCACACCTTTGGGAAAAAACACCTTCTCAAACTTTTAAAAGGGGTGTTGATTATGTTGATTTTGCTCCTGATAGAGTAGCTTGTCAAGATGCAACGGCTCAAATGGCTTTATTGCAATTTATGCATGCAGGTAAGAAAACGGTTGCTGTTCCTACGACAGTGCATTGTGATCACTTGATTTTAGCTAAAGTAGGCGCTGAGAAAGATCTAGCAGTTGCAAAAGAACAATCGAGTGAAGTCTTTGACTTCCTTTCATCGGTTTCAGATAAATATGGAATAGGTTTCTGGAAACCTGGTTCTGGAATTATTCACCAAATAGTATTAGAAAATTATGCTTTCCCTGGAGGAATGATGATAGGTACTGATTCACATACTGTAAATGCTGGTGGATTGGGAATGCTTGCTATTGGTGTTGGTGGAGCAGATGCTGTTGATGTAATGTCAGGAATGGGATGGGAATTAAAATTTCCCAAACTAATTGGAGTTAAGTTGACAGGAAAATTATCTGGTTGGACTGCTCCTAAAGATGTCATCCTTAAAGTAGCTGATATTCTTACTGTAAAAGGGGGGACTGGAGCTGTTGTAGAATATTTCGGTGAAGGGGCCTTAAATATGTCTTGTACAGGAAAAGGAACAATTTGTAATATGGGTGCCGAAATTGGTGCCACTACATCTACATTTGGTTACGATGATTCTATGCGTAGGTATTTATCGGCTACTGGACGTCAAGATGTTGTGGATGCTGCTGATAAAGTAGCGCCATACTTAACGGCAGATCCAGAAGTATATGCAAACCCGGGACACTATTTTGACCAGGTTATCGAAATTAACTTGTCAGAATTAGAGCCGCATATCAATGGTCCTTTTACGCCAGACCGCGGGACTCCAGTTTCTAAAATGAAAACGGAAGCTGCTGTAAATGGGTGGCCATTAAAAGTAGAATGGGGATTAATCGGTTCTTGTACCAACTCTTCTTATGAAGATATGGCTCGTGCTGCTTCTATTGTAAACCAAGCAGTAGAACACGGAATCACTCCAAAAGCTGAATTTGGAATTAACCCTGGTTCTGAACAAATTCGGTACACTATTGAAAGAGATGGTATGATTGCCACTTTCGAAAAAATGGGAACTAAAGTATTTACAAATGCTTGTGGACCATGTATCGGACAATGGGATAGAGCAGGAGCTGACAAACAAGAGAAAAACACAATTGTTCATTCATTCAACCGTAACTTCTCTAAAAGAGCTGACGGCAACCCTAATACACATGCTTTTGTAACTTCGCCAGAAATGGTTGCTGCATTAGCAATTTCAGGAAGATTGGATTTCAATCCGTTGACTGATGCTTTATTGAATGATAAAGGCGAAGAAGTGATGTTAAAAGCTCCGTTTGGTGATGAATTACCCAAAAGAGGATTTGATGTCAAGGATAATGGTTTTCAAGCTCCTGCTGAAGATGGATCAAATGTTAAAATCGTTGTAAGTGAAACTTCGGATCGTTTGCAATTATTGGCACCTTTTGAAGCTTGGAACGGAAAAAATATTTCAGGAGCTAAATTGTTAATCAAAGCTTTCGGAAAATGTACGACTGACCATATCTCTATGGCAGGACCTTGGTTGCGTTTCCGTGGACATTTAGATAATATCTCAAATAATATGTTGATTGGTGCTATAAACGCATTTAACCAAAAAACAAATTCAGTTAAAAATCAATTAACCGGTGTTTATGATGCAGTTCCTGCTGTAGCACGTGCTTACAAAGCAGCTGGAATCCCTACTGTTGTTGTTGGGGATCATAACTATGGAGAAGGGTCTTCTCGTGAACATGCAGCTATGGAGCCTCGTTTCCTAGGTGTGAAAGCAGTATTAGTCAAATCATTTGCTCGTATCCATGAAACAAACCTTAAAAAACAAGGAATGTTAGGATTGACATTTGCTAATGAAGCTGATTACGATAAAATTCAAGAAGATGATACTATCAACTTCATTGATTTAGTAGATTTTGCTCCAGGAAAACAATTGTCATTAGAATTCGTTCACGCTGATGGGTCTAAGGATGTAATTATGGCTAACCATACCTACAACGAAGGGCAAATTGGTTGGTTCGTTGCCGGTTCAGCATTAAACTTAATTGCTGCAGGTAAAGCATAA
- a CDS encoding bifunctional aconitate hydratase 2/2-methylisocitrate dehydratase: MNMYQDYIQEIEERKTQGLNPKPIDGAELLSDIISQIKDLNNEYRVDSLNFFIYNVVPGTTPAANVKAKFLKEIILGESVVAEITPAFALELLSHMKGGTSVEVLLDLALGADVAIAKAAAEVLKTQVFLYEADTDRLEAAYKSGNAVAKEILESYAQAEFFTKLPEITEEIKVITYIAGEGDISTDLLSPGNQAHSRSDRELHGKCLISPEAQDEIKAMAEANPDKSVMLIAERGTMGVGSSRMSGVNNVALWTGKKASPYVPFINIAPIIAGTNGISPIFLTTVGVTGGIGIDLKNWAKKVDAQGNVVLDQAGEAILEEVYSVATGTVLTINTRTKKLYNGDVELIDISSSLTPQKVEFIKAGGSYAIVFGKKLQTFAAKTLNIDIPQVYAASKEISIEGQGLTAVEKIFNKNAVGTTPGKVLHAGSDVRVEVNIVGSQDTTGLMTSQELESMAATVISPIVDGAYQSGCHTASVWDNKSKANIPRLMKFMNDFGLITARDPKGEYLAMTDVIHKVLNDLTVDDWAITIGGDSHTRMSKGVAFGADSGTVALALATGEASMPIPQSVKVTFKGQMKEYMDFRDVVHATQSQMLQQFKGDNVFQGRVIEVHIGTLTADQSFTFTDWTAEMKAKASICISEDATLIESLEIAKGRIQIMIDKGMDNTTQVLKGLIAIADKRIAEIKSGEKPALAPDADAKYFAEVVVDLDVIAEPMIADPDVNNIDVSKRYTHDTIRPLSFYGGDKKVDLGFIGSCMVHKGDMKILAQMLKNIDEQQGKVEFKAPLVVAPPTYNIVDELKKEGDWEILQKYSGFEFDDNVPKAVARTSYEKMLYLERPGCNLCMGNQEKAAKGDTVMATSTRLFQGRVVEDAEGKKGESLLSSTPVVVLSTILGRTPTIEEYKAAVKGINLTKFAPPHKQLVR, encoded by the coding sequence ATGAATATGTATCAGGATTACATCCAAGAGATTGAAGAAAGAAAAACACAAGGGCTAAACCCAAAGCCAATTGATGGTGCAGAATTATTAAGCGATATCATTTCGCAAATTAAAGATTTGAATAACGAGTATAGAGTAGATTCTCTTAACTTCTTTATTTATAATGTAGTTCCTGGAACTACTCCTGCTGCAAATGTAAAAGCTAAGTTTTTAAAGGAAATTATTTTAGGTGAATCAGTTGTTGCTGAAATTACGCCTGCTTTTGCTTTAGAGTTGTTATCGCATATGAAAGGTGGAACTTCTGTTGAAGTGTTACTTGATTTGGCTTTAGGTGCTGATGTTGCAATTGCTAAAGCTGCTGCTGAAGTTTTAAAGACACAAGTTTTTCTTTATGAGGCCGATACAGATCGTTTAGAAGCGGCTTATAAAAGTGGTAATGCTGTAGCAAAGGAAATCTTAGAGAGCTATGCTCAAGCAGAATTCTTTACTAAATTACCAGAAATCACAGAAGAAATTAAGGTAATTACCTATATCGCTGGTGAAGGAGATATTTCAACTGATTTACTTTCTCCAGGTAACCAAGCGCACTCAAGATCGGATCGTGAATTACATGGTAAATGTTTGATTTCTCCTGAAGCACAAGATGAGATTAAGGCAATGGCCGAAGCGAATCCTGATAAGAGCGTGATGTTAATCGCTGAGAGAGGAACTATGGGTGTAGGATCATCAAGAATGTCAGGTGTAAACAACGTGGCATTATGGACAGGTAAAAAAGCGAGTCCTTATGTTCCATTTATCAATATTGCTCCAATTATTGCTGGAACAAACGGTATTTCACCTATTTTCCTAACAACTGTAGGTGTTACAGGTGGAATAGGAATTGATCTTAAAAATTGGGCAAAAAAGGTAGATGCACAGGGGAATGTTGTTCTTGATCAAGCTGGAGAAGCTATTCTTGAAGAGGTTTATTCTGTTGCTACTGGAACGGTTCTTACTATCAATACGAGAACTAAGAAGCTTTATAACGGAGATGTCGAATTGATTGATATTTCTTCGTCTTTAACTCCTCAAAAAGTGGAGTTTATAAAAGCAGGTGGGTCTTATGCTATCGTTTTCGGTAAAAAGCTACAGACATTTGCTGCTAAAACTTTAAATATAGATATACCTCAGGTATATGCTGCATCAAAAGAAATTTCTATTGAAGGGCAAGGTCTTACTGCAGTTGAAAAAATATTCAATAAAAACGCTGTTGGAACTACTCCGGGTAAAGTGTTACACGCTGGTTCAGATGTGCGTGTGGAAGTAAATATTGTTGGTTCACAAGATACGACTGGTCTTATGACATCTCAGGAATTGGAGTCAATGGCTGCAACTGTGATTTCTCCAATTGTTGATGGTGCTTACCAATCAGGTTGTCATACTGCTTCAGTATGGGATAATAAGTCTAAGGCTAACATTCCTAGGTTAATGAAGTTTATGAACGACTTCGGTTTGATTACCGCACGTGATCCAAAAGGAGAATATCTTGCAATGACGGATGTTATACACAAAGTACTTAATGACCTTACGGTTGATGATTGGGCAATTACTATTGGTGGTGACTCTCATACTAGAATGTCTAAAGGTGTTGCTTTTGGTGCTGACTCAGGAACTGTTGCACTTGCGTTGGCTACAGGTGAGGCTTCTATGCCTATCCCGCAATCAGTGAAGGTAACGTTCAAAGGGCAAATGAAGGAATATATGGATTTCCGTGATGTAGTTCATGCGACTCAATCCCAGATGCTTCAACAGTTTAAAGGAGATAACGTATTCCAAGGTAGGGTTATTGAGGTACACATTGGTACTCTTACAGCTGACCAATCATTTACATTTACAGACTGGACTGCAGAGATGAAAGCGAAAGCTTCTATCTGTATTTCTGAAGATGCTACTTTGATCGAATCATTAGAGATTGCAAAGGGTAGAATCCAGATCATGATTGATAAAGGAATGGATAATACAACACAAGTACTGAAAGGATTGATCGCTATTGCTGATAAGCGAATAGCAGAGATCAAATCAGGCGAGAAACCAGCATTGGCTCCAGATGCAGATGCTAAGTATTTTGCTGAAGTTGTTGTTGATCTTGATGTGATTGCAGAGCCAATGATTGCAGATCCAGACGTAAACAACATCGATGTTTCTAAAAGATATACTCACGATACGATTAGACCTCTTTCTTTTTATGGTGGAGATAAAAAAGTAGATCTTGGTTTTATTGGATCTTGTATGGTTCACAAAGGAGATATGAAAATTCTTGCTCAAATGCTTAAAAATATAGATGAGCAACAAGGTAAGGTGGAGTTCAAAGCACCACTAGTTGTGGCTCCTCCTACGTACAATATCGTAGATGAATTGAAGAAAGAAGGAGACTGGGAAATTTTACAAAAGTATTCTGGTTTTGAATTTGATGATAACGTACCAAAAGCTGTTGCACGTACATCATACGAGAAAATGTTGTATTTAGAGCGTCCAGGATGTAACCTATGTATGGGGAACCAGGAAAAAGCAGCCAAAGGAGATACTGTAATGGCAACTTCTACGCGTCTTTTCCAAGGAAGAGTTGTTGAGGATGCTGAAGGTAAAAAAGGAGAGTCTTTGCTTTCATCTACTCCAGTTGTTGTTTTATCTACAATCTTAGGAAGAACTCCTACTATTGAAGAGTATAAAGCTGCTGTAAAAGGGATTAACTTGACTAAGTTTGCACCTCCACATAAGCAATTAGTAAGATAA
- a CDS encoding SDR family NAD(P)-dependent oxidoreductase, with amino-acid sequence MINILIITGGNKGIGSGIVSAYKANGYKIYSIARSVNKSPSYSDVIQVQLDLSEAGGIESVFSEILDIIDPVAVNRIVLINNAGTLGKIGTLDKSAVSDIQSTIQLNLTTPFVLNSVFLRKTKSWNCIKKIINISSGAAVKAYFGWSLYCATKAAIDMMTKVLAVEQESIGNEVEIIAIYPGVVDTSMQDEIRNSDSEDFIDLEKFVNYKETNALGDVETVGKEIYDIDVFGKYHNGSVLNVSDYREPF; translated from the coding sequence ATGATAAATATTTTAATAATCACTGGAGGAAACAAAGGAATTGGTAGCGGAATTGTATCAGCCTATAAAGCTAATGGATATAAAATATATTCTATTGCTCGTTCCGTAAACAAGTCTCCTTCATATAGTGATGTTATTCAGGTTCAATTGGATTTAAGTGAAGCTGGAGGAATTGAATCTGTTTTTTCTGAAATTCTGGATATAATTGACCCTGTTGCTGTAAATCGAATTGTCCTTATAAATAATGCTGGTACTTTAGGGAAAATTGGAACACTGGATAAAAGTGCTGTAAGTGATATTCAAAGTACGATTCAATTAAATTTAACGACTCCTTTTGTTCTTAATTCTGTTTTTTTAAGAAAGACTAAAAGTTGGAATTGTATAAAGAAAATAATCAATATTTCATCTGGAGCAGCTGTTAAGGCTTATTTTGGTTGGTCTTTGTATTGTGCAACAAAAGCAGCAATTGATATGATGACAAAAGTACTAGCTGTAGAGCAAGAGTCGATAGGAAATGAAGTTGAGATCATAGCGATTTACCCAGGGGTTGTTGACACTAGTATGCAGGACGAAATAAGAAATAGTGATTCTGAAGATTTCATTGACCTGGAAAAATTTGTAAACTATAAGGAAACTAATGCCTTAGGGGATGTTGAAACAGTAGGGAAAGAGATTTATGATATCGATGTTTTTGGTAAATATCATAATGGATCTGTCTTGAATGTTTCTGATTACAGGGAACCTTTTTAA
- a CDS encoding MoxR family ATPase codes for MSDVAAIHNLVKKRNELKNEIAKIIVGQDAVVDQILLCIFSGGHALLVGVPGLAKTLMVNTLAQALGLDFKRIQFTPDLMPSDILGSEILDENRQFKFIKGPVFSNIILADEINRTPPKTQAALLEAMQERSVTIAGENYKLDLPYFVLATQNPIEQEGTYPLPEAQLDRFMFAIKLEYPSFEEEVQVVKRTTSDIKNTVNPLFSAQEIIDFQQLIRRIPVADNVIEYAVTLVSKTRPDNGLSNEFVKNYLDWGAGPRASQNLILAAKAHAAFNGKFSPDIEDVKAVAIGILRHRIIKNYKADAEGITEEMIINKLF; via the coding sequence ATGTCAGATGTAGCAGCAATACATAATTTAGTTAAAAAGCGCAATGAGTTAAAAAACGAAATCGCAAAAATCATCGTAGGACAGGATGCCGTGGTGGATCAGATATTATTATGTATTTTTTCAGGAGGACATGCGTTATTAGTTGGTGTTCCTGGTTTGGCCAAAACATTAATGGTAAATACTCTTGCGCAAGCTTTAGGGCTAGATTTTAAAAGAATTCAATTTACTCCGGATTTAATGCCTTCAGATATCTTAGGGTCTGAAATACTAGATGAAAACCGACAGTTTAAATTCATAAAAGGGCCTGTTTTTTCGAATATAATTCTGGCTGACGAGATTAATAGAACCCCTCCGAAAACCCAAGCGGCTTTATTAGAAGCTATGCAGGAGCGCTCAGTAACTATAGCTGGAGAGAATTACAAATTAGATTTACCTTATTTTGTTTTAGCAACTCAAAATCCTATTGAACAAGAAGGAACTTATCCTTTGCCTGAAGCGCAGTTAGACCGTTTTATGTTTGCCATTAAACTAGAATACCCTTCTTTTGAAGAAGAGGTTCAAGTGGTAAAACGTACAACATCCGATATAAAAAATACAGTTAACCCATTGTTTAGTGCTCAGGAAATTATTGATTTTCAACAATTGATACGCCGAATTCCAGTTGCTGATAATGTAATTGAATATGCCGTAACTCTGGTTAGTAAAACCCGTCCGGATAACGGACTGTCTAATGAATTTGTTAAGAATTATTTAGATTGGGGAGCAGGACCTAGGGCTTCTCAGAATTTAATTTTAGCCGCTAAAGCTCATGCGGCTTTTAATGGGAAATTCTCTCCTGATATTGAAGATGTGAAAGCTGTGGCAATAGGGATTCTACGTCATAGAATTATCAAGAACTACAAAGCCGATGCAGAAGGAATTACGGAAGAAATGATAATTAATAAATTGTTCTAA